From a region of the Armatimonas rosea genome:
- a CDS encoding polysaccharide deacetylase family protein, protein MSLPVVHPSARRAPRTLFLVWHDIVPREKLVWFDTTLAEFQAQLRALEKAKVHPIALPQVEAWLTTGQSPPPPKSVVLCFDDNTQGIFDLALPELKRRGWPFVVSAHTAFVGVRTGKMHNDWAALKELAQSSATIVSQTHSHPPDLRTFPDTKLAKEFALSKASMAKHLGTTPRYVTYPSGKWDARVAAAAQAAGYTLGLTEDFGWAERSPHRLGILRYSTHRRWAEALQALTTR, encoded by the coding sequence ATGAGCCTTCCTGTGGTCCACCCAAGCGCCCGAAGAGCGCCGCGCACCCTGTTTCTGGTCTGGCACGATATCGTCCCCCGCGAGAAGCTTGTCTGGTTTGACACGACTCTTGCGGAGTTTCAGGCGCAGCTTAGGGCGCTGGAGAAGGCGAAGGTGCATCCTATCGCGCTGCCCCAAGTCGAGGCCTGGCTCACCACGGGGCAGAGCCCACCCCCGCCCAAGAGTGTCGTACTCTGCTTCGATGATAACACGCAGGGAATCTTTGACCTTGCTCTGCCTGAGCTGAAGCGCCGCGGCTGGCCCTTTGTGGTCTCGGCACACACCGCGTTTGTGGGTGTCAGGACCGGCAAGATGCACAACGACTGGGCGGCCCTCAAGGAGCTGGCACAGAGCAGCGCGACCATCGTCTCGCAGACCCACTCGCACCCCCCGGACCTGCGGACCTTTCCCGATACGAAGCTGGCCAAGGAGTTTGCGCTCTCGAAGGCCTCGATGGCAAAGCACCTAGGAACCACGCCGCGCTATGTCACGTATCCGTCGGGGAAGTGGGACGCACGGGTCGCGGCGGCGGCGCAGGCGGCGGGCTACACGCTGGGCCTCACGGAGGACTTTGGCTGGGCGGAGCGCTCCCCCCATCGCCTGGGAATCTTGCGCTACTCCACCCACCGCCGCTGGGCGGAGGCACTCCAGGCGCTTACGACAAGATAA
- a CDS encoding HEAT repeat domain-containing protein has protein sequence MNDSALRELPKPRRKEAEAVSFDPETTALLARLGSPEWQERVQVAELLGERQEPALVRHLVQQLAAPDFRVRRAAAEALGHMGAFAADELLGALTHKSDLVRQSALAGLRVAEKAAYPALFAAARGKQVTRRRAAIEALGALRVFGSVAILKECLLDPDAESRWRAAAALGELRALQAVPELLDVLLDDDDQVRWAAATALGQLGDRLAVESLLGALQDSSEGVRSAAAWALGEIGDARAIFSLTPLAQAGAPDVRRAAILALGKLNDPVGQAVVLALLHDPSTELRLVAIEALALMGGSEGLRALLNLLGESDATVRHAALEAVVGFGHTAEAPLKTYLARSTGWAATTAQEALDRLWRERRRAA, from the coding sequence ATGAATGACTCGGCTCTCAGGGAGCTTCCGAAACCTCGACGTAAAGAAGCGGAGGCAGTCTCGTTTGATCCGGAGACGACAGCACTCTTGGCGCGACTCGGCTCCCCGGAGTGGCAGGAGCGGGTGCAGGTTGCGGAGCTTCTGGGAGAGCGGCAGGAGCCGGCTCTGGTGCGGCACCTGGTTCAGCAGCTCGCCGCCCCGGACTTCCGGGTGCGCCGTGCGGCGGCCGAGGCACTGGGGCACATGGGGGCGTTCGCGGCCGACGAGCTTCTGGGAGCGCTTACCCACAAGAGTGACCTGGTGCGTCAGTCCGCGCTGGCTGGCCTGCGTGTGGCGGAGAAGGCGGCCTACCCGGCTCTCTTTGCGGCGGCGCGGGGCAAGCAGGTCACACGCCGCCGGGCCGCGATCGAGGCGCTGGGGGCGCTGCGTGTCTTTGGAAGTGTGGCGATCCTCAAGGAGTGTCTCCTAGACCCCGATGCAGAGTCACGCTGGCGAGCGGCGGCGGCCCTAGGCGAGCTCCGGGCGCTCCAGGCGGTTCCTGAGCTCTTGGACGTGCTCCTCGACGACGATGACCAGGTGCGCTGGGCGGCGGCGACCGCGCTGGGGCAGCTGGGGGACCGGCTTGCCGTCGAGTCGCTCTTGGGGGCGCTACAGGATAGCAGTGAGGGCGTCCGCAGCGCGGCGGCATGGGCCTTGGGCGAGATCGGGGATGCCCGCGCGATCTTCTCCCTCACCCCGCTGGCACAGGCAGGTGCCCCCGATGTCCGGCGTGCCGCGATTCTGGCCCTCGGAAAACTCAACGACCCCGTGGGGCAGGCCGTGGTCTTGGCCCTGCTCCACGATCCCAGCACCGAGCTCCGGCTGGTCGCGATCGAGGCGCTTGCCCTCATGGGAGGAAGCGAGGGCCTACGAGCGCTCCTAAACTTGCTCGGGGAGAGCGATGCGACCGTGCGCCACGCGGCTCTGGAGGCTGTGGTGGGCTTTGGTCACACGGCGGAGGCTCCCCTGAAGACCTACTTAGCCCGCTCCACGGGCTGGGCCGCGACAACCGCCCAAGAGGCACTGGATCGTCTCTGGCGGGAGCGCCGCCGGGCCGCGTGA
- a CDS encoding nitronate monooxygenase, producing the protein MSSLRLPLVAPIVQAPLGVCDGPRLAAAVSRAGGLGTLTFCAPSVEVTRVRLARLRTLTHRPVLLAFTAEWEKEQVLELCLEQGFRHFQVFWWNGPRLIRRIHAGGGVALWQVGTDGQVEEALHHGADGLVLQGTEAGGQVRSPHTLDDFIPRVRTSVGPAFPLVAGGGLATRSDVQAALARGADAALLGTRFLLTEEALAPRVHKYRLLRAQSHQLELDTRLVGQWPCSPRRRLPTATLPDTPSLYAGEGLSRMHELPTAAAVVRRLSAGL; encoded by the coding sequence ATGAGCTCTCTGCGACTGCCCCTCGTGGCTCCGATTGTCCAGGCTCCACTGGGAGTCTGTGATGGGCCACGGCTTGCGGCAGCGGTCTCACGTGCGGGGGGGCTGGGGACGCTTACCTTCTGTGCTCCGTCGGTCGAGGTGACCCGAGTGCGTCTCGCGCGACTGCGGACACTCACGCACCGTCCGGTTCTGCTTGCTTTTACCGCGGAGTGGGAGAAGGAGCAAGTGCTGGAGCTCTGTCTGGAGCAGGGGTTTCGCCACTTCCAGGTCTTCTGGTGGAACGGACCACGCCTGATCCGCCGGATTCACGCCGGTGGCGGTGTTGCGCTCTGGCAGGTGGGCACCGATGGCCAGGTCGAGGAGGCGCTCCACCACGGGGCCGATGGGCTGGTTCTTCAGGGAACCGAGGCCGGTGGCCAGGTTCGGAGCCCCCATACCCTTGATGATTTTATTCCCCGTGTCCGCACGAGTGTCGGCCCTGCGTTTCCGCTGGTGGCGGGAGGGGGGCTGGCGACCCGCAGTGATGTTCAGGCGGCTCTCGCACGTGGGGCCGATGCCGCACTTCTAGGGACGCGCTTCCTTCTCACCGAGGAGGCCTTGGCCCCGCGCGTCCACAAGTACCGCCTTCTTCGTGCCCAGAGCCACCAGCTCGAGCTCGACACGCGCCTTGTGGGGCAGTGGCCCTGCTCCCCGCGCCGTCGCCTACCGACCGCCACGCTCCCCGACACGCCCAGCCTCTACGCCGGCGAGGGGCTCTCGCGCATGCACGAGCTCCCCACCGCCGCCGCGGTCGTCCGTCGGCTTAGTGCGGGCCTTTAA
- a CDS encoding phytanoyl-CoA dioxygenase family protein: MENLAVWAEAFHRDGFVVVPGLFSPDDVESIKTTFMAQNADGPVEGLSEIRRGGKDGYSESDPLAFYPRMMHPHKHTDKLVGPLSMRYMLDSRVEEFLHLLMDEEPVAAQSMFYFKPAGARGQDLHQDNYYLRVAPDTCYAAWTAIDDVDQENGGMVAVPGSHTLPVLCPTPADKTLFFTDQHVDIPEGMEAVPINMKAGDTLFFNGSVIHGSYPNTSKDRFRRAFICHYVPKASAELSHYYNCLDFDGNPVGFPESTMGGPCGGTWMEVKGPH; encoded by the coding sequence ATGGAAAACCTAGCTGTATGGGCGGAGGCATTTCACCGCGATGGGTTTGTGGTGGTGCCGGGCCTCTTCTCTCCCGACGATGTGGAGAGCATCAAGACGACGTTTATGGCGCAGAACGCCGACGGCCCGGTGGAGGGGCTCTCGGAGATTCGGCGGGGGGGTAAGGACGGCTACTCGGAGAGCGACCCACTGGCGTTCTATCCCCGGATGATGCACCCCCACAAGCACACGGATAAGCTGGTGGGGCCGCTCTCGATGCGCTACATGCTGGATAGCCGGGTGGAGGAGTTTCTGCACCTGCTGATGGACGAAGAGCCGGTCGCGGCGCAGAGCATGTTCTACTTCAAGCCCGCCGGAGCGCGCGGCCAGGACCTGCACCAAGACAACTACTACCTCCGTGTCGCCCCGGATACGTGCTACGCCGCGTGGACCGCAATCGACGATGTGGACCAGGAAAACGGGGGGATGGTCGCGGTTCCCGGCTCACACACGCTCCCGGTGCTCTGCCCCACCCCCGCCGACAAGACCCTCTTCTTCACCGACCAGCATGTCGATATCCCCGAGGGGATGGAGGCGGTTCCGATCAATATGAAGGCGGGCGACACGCTCTTTTTCAATGGCTCGGTGATCCATGGCTCCTACCCCAACACCAGCAAGGACCGGTTTCGGCGCGCCTTTATCTGCCACTATGTCCCCAAGGCCTCCGCAGAGCTCTCGCACTACTACAACTGCCTCGACTTCGACGGTAACCCGGTCGGCTTCCCGGAGTCCACGATGGGCGGCCCCTGCGGTGGGACGTGGATGGAGGTTAAAGGCCCGCACTAA
- a CDS encoding helix-turn-helix domain-containing protein has product MAENLKYSASRRDDYTPSAAPIVTGVLQGDSRYTTWRARGTQDYLLMLTLTGCGRVGHARGEVRVEPGELVLIRPGTRHDYGTARGASHWELVWAHFQPRPHWLEWLTWPEPAPGILHLALTSEQNALVESALRLMDTRARSAAPHRAAWAMHGLEEALLHCAAALPSAQRHDSRVAAAMAYLIENLAQPLTLTEVAASTGLSVSRLSHRFKDEVGITPGQFLERERLARAAQLLQLTTRPIAAIAEEVGFASPIHFSLRFKKAFGHNPRAFRKLVP; this is encoded by the coding sequence ATGGCTGAAAACTTAAAATATTCTGCTAGTCGCCGCGATGACTATACTCCCAGCGCGGCTCCGATTGTCACCGGCGTTTTGCAGGGCGACTCGCGCTACACGACCTGGCGTGCGCGAGGGACACAGGACTACCTCCTGATGCTCACGCTCACGGGCTGCGGCCGCGTGGGCCATGCCCGCGGCGAGGTGCGGGTCGAGCCGGGCGAGCTGGTGCTGATCCGTCCGGGCACACGCCACGACTACGGCACGGCGCGGGGGGCGTCCCACTGGGAGCTGGTCTGGGCACACTTTCAGCCGCGGCCGCACTGGCTGGAGTGGCTCACCTGGCCCGAGCCGGCTCCCGGAATCCTGCACCTTGCTCTGACCAGTGAGCAGAATGCGCTCGTGGAGAGTGCTCTGCGCCTCATGGACACCCGCGCACGGAGCGCGGCACCGCACCGCGCCGCGTGGGCGATGCACGGCCTGGAGGAGGCTCTGCTCCACTGCGCGGCGGCCCTGCCCTCGGCCCAGCGCCACGACTCCCGGGTCGCGGCCGCGATGGCCTACCTGATCGAGAACCTGGCGCAGCCCCTCACCCTCACCGAGGTTGCCGCGTCCACGGGGCTCTCGGTCTCACGGCTCTCGCACCGCTTCAAGGACGAAGTCGGGATCACGCCGGGGCAGTTTCTGGAGCGGGAGCGCCTCGCCCGCGCCGCGCAGCTGCTCCAGCTCACCACGCGCCCCATCGCCGCCATCGCCGAGGAGGTGGGCTTCGCCAGCCCGATCCACTTCTCCCTGCGCTTCAAGAAAGCCTTTGGCCACAACCCACGCGCCTTTCGCAAGCTCGTCCCCTGA